The Triticum aestivum cultivar Chinese Spring chromosome 7B, IWGSC CS RefSeq v2.1, whole genome shotgun sequence genome window below encodes:
- the LOC123162031 gene encoding bZIP transcription factor RISBZ5 isoform X2, whose translation MKKCASELEFEAFIRQHIAAAEAEAQRGRPGHGNDDGGFGGDPGARADVFSPGGGLPGLCFGDSNALELEGSNAGHLWWSEGLRAPHHTVPAPTQSQTPAVSASPRETISGNQALETESDSDSESLVEIGGGRCKRSGKSSDTRRIRRMVSNRESARRSRRRKHAQLTDLELQVEQLKSESATLFKQLTEANQQFTTAVTDNRILKSDVETLRIKVKMAEDMVARGAVSCGLGQQLGLAPFLNSRKM comes from the exons ATGAAGAAGTGCGCGTCGGAGCTGGAGTTCGAGGCCTTCATTCGGCAGcacatcgccgccgccgaggccgaggcccagcggggCAGGCCCGGGCATGGAAACGACGACGGCGGGTTCGGCGGTGATCCTGGCGCCAGAGCGGACGTGTTCTCCCCCGGCGGTGGCCTGCCGGGCCTCTGCTTCGGCGACTCG AACGCCCTGGAGCTGGAAGGGAGCAACGCCGGCCACCTGTGGTGGTCCGAAGGCCTCCGGGCGCCGCACCACACCGTCCCGGCGCCAACCCAGTCGCAAACGCCCGCCGTCTCCG CTAGCCCGAGGGAAACAATCTCAGGGAACCAGGCTCTCGAAACCGAGTCGGACTCTGACAGCGAGTCATTGGTCGAGATAGGGGGCGGCCGATGCAAGCGGAGCGGCAAATCATCAGATACAAGGCGAATAAGAAG GATGGTGTCCAACAGGGAGTCAGCTCGACGGTCCAGGAGGAGGAAGCACGCGCAGCTAACTGACCTTGAGTTGCAG GTCGAGCAACTTAAAAGCGAAAGTGCAACCCTCTTCAAGCAACTGACAGAGGCCAACCAGCAGTTCACCACCGCAGTCACGGACAACAGAATCCTCAAATCAGATGTAGAGACCTTACGAATCAAG GTAAAAATGGCAGAAGACATGGTAGCTAGAGGAGCGGTGTCCTGCGGCTTAGGACAGCAGCTCGGATTGGCACCATTTCTGAACTCCAGGAAGATGTGA
- the LOC123162031 gene encoding bZIP transcription factor RISBZ5 isoform X1 produces the protein MKKCASELEFEAFIRQHIAAAEAEAQRGRPGHGNDDGGFGGDPGARADVFSPGGGLPGLCFGDSQNALELEGSNAGHLWWSEGLRAPHHTVPAPTQSQTPAVSASPRETISGNQALETESDSDSESLVEIGGGRCKRSGKSSDTRRIRRMVSNRESARRSRRRKHAQLTDLELQVEQLKSESATLFKQLTEANQQFTTAVTDNRILKSDVETLRIKVKMAEDMVARGAVSCGLGQQLGLAPFLNSRKM, from the exons ATGAAGAAGTGCGCGTCGGAGCTGGAGTTCGAGGCCTTCATTCGGCAGcacatcgccgccgccgaggccgaggcccagcggggCAGGCCCGGGCATGGAAACGACGACGGCGGGTTCGGCGGTGATCCTGGCGCCAGAGCGGACGTGTTCTCCCCCGGCGGTGGCCTGCCGGGCCTCTGCTTCGGCGACTCG CAGAACGCCCTGGAGCTGGAAGGGAGCAACGCCGGCCACCTGTGGTGGTCCGAAGGCCTCCGGGCGCCGCACCACACCGTCCCGGCGCCAACCCAGTCGCAAACGCCCGCCGTCTCCG CTAGCCCGAGGGAAACAATCTCAGGGAACCAGGCTCTCGAAACCGAGTCGGACTCTGACAGCGAGTCATTGGTCGAGATAGGGGGCGGCCGATGCAAGCGGAGCGGCAAATCATCAGATACAAGGCGAATAAGAAG GATGGTGTCCAACAGGGAGTCAGCTCGACGGTCCAGGAGGAGGAAGCACGCGCAGCTAACTGACCTTGAGTTGCAG GTCGAGCAACTTAAAAGCGAAAGTGCAACCCTCTTCAAGCAACTGACAGAGGCCAACCAGCAGTTCACCACCGCAGTCACGGACAACAGAATCCTCAAATCAGATGTAGAGACCTTACGAATCAAG GTAAAAATGGCAGAAGACATGGTAGCTAGAGGAGCGGTGTCCTGCGGCTTAGGACAGCAGCTCGGATTGGCACCATTTCTGAACTCCAGGAAGATGTGA